The nucleotide sequence AATAAGTCTCTCTAGAGAATCTAAATTCCATCCACGATTATCAACAAGATTCCCATGAGAAATTGAATATGGAGGGTCAAGATATACAAATGTTGAGCTTACCTTGTCTCGATTAGGTAGTGCAGCTAAAAATTTAAATATATCTCGTGATGTAAATATTGCATTATCAAGCATCTCTTTAAATCTAGACTTATATGTTTGAAGGTTTTCTAAAAACAATCTCTTGGCATTACTTCGATCCAACTTCATAGTTGAACTAGATGAACCATAAAGTGAATATAAACATCTAAGCACCATGTACTCAATTTTGTCTCTGTTCTCATCAATTATGCTGTCATAAATAATCGCATCTCTTACACGATTGTAAAGCAACTCAGGGTCTTGCTTTAAGATATAGAAAAACTTATATATAAATTTAGAATTATCATTGAGTATATTATAATGGGCTAATGGTTTTGCAAAAAATACTGCTCCTGTACCAAAAAATCCTTCAATATACTGAGTATGCTTAGGAAAAAGACTTATAATATCAGCACTACAAAGGTACTTAACTTCCTTCTCATGTTTAGTAGTTTCAATATTTCTTAAATATTCTCCTTGATGTAATCTCATATTCAACGCCCCGCTCTTTAAGTGTCAGTGAATCATAAAGTACAGATGACAAATTAGTTGCTATAAAATGATATCCTGGTGTATTTTTAATTTTAACTTCACTTATCTCAAATTCTCCATCTAAACATCTGTAAGCAGGGCCCTCCCACCTCACACTTGCACTG is from Borrelia puertoricensis and encodes:
- a CDS encoding DNA adenine methylase — encoded protein: MRLHQGEYLRNIETTKHEKEVKYLCSADIISLFPKHTQYIEGFFGTGAVFFAKPLAHYNILNDNSKFIYKFFYILKQDPELLYNRVRDAIIYDSIIDENRDKIEYMVLRCLYSLYGSSSSTMKLDRSNAKRLFLENLQTYKSRFKEMLDNAIFTSRDIFKFLAALPNRDKVSSTFVYLDPPYSISHGNLVDNRGWNLDSLERLILELKRYNWQFAVSEFDDLRVVKLFLKHNLFVNYVARFSGIASIFNQTKHKGTSYFIQN